One Acidobacteriota bacterium genomic window, CGGGCATCCCGCCCGCGCTTTTCTTTTCTATCGCCGTCTCCGTGTGCTCCGTTCCTCCGTGGTAAAACAGGAGGCCCGTGTCCATCGCATCCAACGTCGCGGAGCTCAAGCAGCGCATCACGCAAGCCGCCGCGCGCGCGCAGCGCGATCCCGCTGCCGTCCGACTGATGGCCGTCTCGAAAACGTTTCCCGGCGAAGCCATTGCCGAGGCGCACGCCGCCGGACTCCGCCTCTTCGGCGAGAATCGTGTGCAGGAGTTCGCGGGGAAATCCTGGGACGTCCACCGCCTCGCCGGCGCCGAGTTCCACCTCATCGGACACCTCCAGTCCAACAAAGCGCCCCGCGCGCTCGAACTCTTCCACGCCATCGACTCGGTCGATTCGCTCCGCCTCGCCGAAAAACTCAATGGCATGGCTGCGCGCATGCGCAAGCGTGTCCCCATACTGCTCGAGATCAACATCGGAGCCGAGCAGCAGAAGGCCGGTCTCGCGCCGGATTCTCCGGAGCTCGAACAGTTGCTGGCCTCCGCGCCGCGACTCGCCGCACTCGATATCCGCGGATTGATGTCCATCCCACCGCACACCGGCGACCCCGAAGGCGCGCGCCCATACTTCCACCGTCTGCGCGAGCTGCGCGATGCCATCCGCGCCCGCGATCTTCCTTCCGTCGCGATGGAGACGCTCTCCATCGGCATGTCGCACGACTTCGAGGTTGCCATCGAAGAAGGCTCGACGTGTGTGCGCCTCGGCACCGCCATCTTCGGCGCGCGGCCACCACCGTGACCGCTCGCAACTCTCTCGGAGGGGCGCGGCTTCAGCCGCGCCGTAAAACCAACGCGGGCGCAGCGAGCATCCGCTCTGCCCGCCGCGGCGGGGGGCGCGCAGGCGGCGCTATTCAGCCGAAGCGCAGAACAAAAAATGATTCCCATCCACGACGACAAACTCGGCGCCAGCTTCGCCGTCCGCGTCCACCCGCGCGCGAAGAAAGACACCGTCACCGGAATGCTGGGTGACGCCTTAAAGCTCTCGCTCACCGCGCCGCCCAGCGACGGACGCGCCAACCACGCGGCCATCGAATTCTTGGCCGGAGTTTTGCACCTGCCGCGTTCGTCCATTACCATTGCCGCGGGCCAAAGCAGCCGCAACAAGGTGGTGCGCGTCACCGGCATCACGGCTGCTTCGCTCGCGGACCGCATCGCTGCCGCACTCCCCTGAAGTTGGCATTCCGAGGAGCGGAGCGGCGAGGAACCTGCTTCAGCTACTCGCAACTCGGTACTCACCTATGACGCTGAGCGCGCGGCTTGAGGACATCCGCACCGGCTTCGAGCGGCCCTTCTGGGTCGCCAACCTCAGCGAGATCTTCGAACGGCTGTCTTACTACGCCGTCTTCGCCGTCCTGGTGCGCTACCTCAACGAAGCCCTTCAATTCCCCATCGAGGACGCCACCAGGCTCGGCGGCTGGTTCGGCGGCGCCGTCTGGGTGCTCGCCGCCTTCGGTGGCGCCATCGCCGACTGGATGGGTTTTCGTCGCGCGCTCTCGCTCGCCTATTTCATCCTCAGCTGCGCCTACTTCCTCGTCGGCTCCATCGCCGCGCCCTGGCTCGCTCCCGTCCGCAGCATGATGCCGCTCGGCTTCATGGTCGGCCTCATCCTTCTGCTCCCCGCGCTAGGCGTCGCGCTGGTCAAGCCCAGCGTCGTCGGCACGACCGCGCGCGCCTCCAAGCCGAATGTCCGCTCCATCGGATATTCGATCTATTACACGATGGTGAACATCGGTTCCACGCTCGGACCCTTTCTTGCGGGTTGGGCCCACGAGCGCCTGCGGCCGGAGAGCGTCTTTCTCATCGCCGCGGCAAGCGTCTTCCTCATGTTCCTCGCAGTGCTCATCTTCTTCAAGGAGCCGCGCCGCGAAGCGGGCGAGCCCACCGCCACCGTCGGCACCATTTTCCGCAATTTCTTCATCGTGCTGGCCAATCCGCGCTTCATGATCTTCCTCCTCATCTTCAGCGGCTACTGGATCGTCTTCTGGCAGCAATACCTTATCCTGCCCAGCTACATCGTGAAGTACGTCGATCCCAAAGCGAACACCGGCTACATCCTGATCACCGACCCGCTCATCGTCATCTTTTTCACCGTCGCCATCAATGCGTTGACCAGGAAGATCCCTTCGTTTCCCGCCATCACGCTGGGAACGCTCGTCACCTCACTCGCCTGGCTTTTCCTCGCGCTGCGCCCCAGCGTCGTGATGGCCATCGTCGCGCTGGCCGTCGTCGCGCTCGGCGAGATCATCCAATCGCCGCGCTACTACGAGTACATCTCGCGCCTCGCGCCCCCCGGACAGCAAGGCACCTACATGGGCTTCGCCTTCCTCCCCATCGGCATCGGCTCGTTCGTCGGTGGATGGCTCGCCGGCAAGCTCCTCCATCACTACGGCGAGGTGACCCACGAGCCGCACAAGATCTGGTGGATCGTCACCGGCGTTGGCGTGCTCACCGCGCTCGCGCTCTTCATCTACGACCGCATCGTCCAACCGATGAAGCAGGAGCAGGAAAAGGAACTACCCTCGTAGCCGCTCAGCGAAGGCGAGGGGAAGCACCTTGATTTTGCTGCGGTTTTGCTGGCGCAACGCCACTGTCCTATGCAACACTTCCCTCCCCTAACCGCACAATCTGGAGGTTTCCACCATGCGCCGTCTCGCCATCGTCCTCGCCCTGCTCACCGCCGGCAGCTTGGCTTTCGCGCAACAGAAAGTCGCACCCAAGAAAGCGGTGGCCACGCCGCAGACCGCACGCCAGGCGCTCATCGAGATGCTGACCGCGAAATCAGATAAGGCCTTCGAGAAGCATCTGCCGGAAGCGCTGCTCGTCCGCCTCGAAGGCTTCAAGTCCAAGGACGCCAAGACCGGCCAGACCTCGTCGCCGATGAAGACCGCGAACACTGCGCTCGTCACCAGTAAGGACGTCCGTTTCTTCCCCGCCGGCCCCACTTTCCTCACCTACATCGAGCCCAAGACGGCGCAGAAGATCGAGGTCACCATCGATCGCGACGACCTCACCGCCGACGGCAACGATTTCGAGTTCGGCTTCCGTCTCAGCAAAGATGGCAAGGAATCCGTCAGCGCCTTCATCCCCAAAGTGCTCGTCCGGATGAAGCAGGAGGCCGGCGAATGGCGCTTGGCCGAGATCGGATTCGTCGCCAAGCTCCGGCTCGACGATGGCGAAAAACTCGACGAACTGCAGAACTCGGTCATGAGCGGCATGTCGGCCCTGCAGCAGGTCAAGCAGCAATCCAAGCCGCCAGCCAAGGACTAGTTCGCAGCCGCCGCCGCAATGCCCGCTCGTCCCGTGCTTAGCCCAAGCGCGAAAGCGCTGGGTATGCTCGTGCCTAGCCACTGAACCGGCTTCAGCCGAGGCACAGGCATGACGCTTTCCGCTTCCTCCTTTAGAATGATTCCTTCGCTATGGACCTGAGATCCATCCAGCCCGCGCTCGCCGAACGGGGCTTTGACGCCTGGCTCTTCTACGACCATCATCATCGCGATCCCATCGCCTACCGCGTGCTGGGCTTGCCGGAATCGCTGATGGTGACGCGCCGCTGGTATTACGTCATCCCGGCCGCGGGCGAGCCCCGCAAGCTCGTCCATCGCATCGAGGCCGGGCATCTTGACCCGCTCCCCGGCGCGAAGACCGAGTACTCGTCGTGGCAGGAGCAGCAGGAAGGTCTCAAGCAGATGCTCGCGCCCTACAAGAAGATCGCGATGGAATATTCGCCCAACAACGCCATCCCGTACATCGGGCTGGTGGACGCGGGCACCATCGAACTGCTGCGCAGCTTCGGCAAGGATATCGGCAGCTCCGGCGACCTGGTCGCGCGCTTCGAGGCTGCCTGGACAGACGCGCAGATCCAGTCACACTTTGCCGCCCGCGACGCCATCGACAAGATCACGCAGGCGGCCTTCCAGGAGATCGGACGGCGCGTGAGGAATGGCGGCACGCACGAGTACGAGATGCAGCAGTGGATCCTCGAGGCCTTCAAGCGCGAGTCGCTGGTGACGGAAGATTTTCCCATCGTCGGAGTGAACGCCAACAGCGGCAACCCGCACTACGAGCCGACCGCGGCTCGCTCCGCCAGGCTCAAAGAGGGTGACTTCGTCCTGCTCGATATCTGGGCAAAGAAAAACACGCCCGACGCCGTCTACTACGACATCACCTGGACCGGCTTCGTCGGCAAGGCGCCGAGCGACAAGCATCGCGAGATCTTCACCATCGTCGCCGCCGCGCGCGATGCCGGCGTGAAGAAGGTGCAGGAAGCCATCGCGGCCGGCCAGAGACTCCAGGGCTGGCAGGTCGATGACGCCGCGCGCGCGACCATCGCCGCCAAGGGCCTGGCGCAGTACTTCACCCACCGCACCGGACACTCCATCGGCTCGAGCGTCCACGGCAACGGCGCCAATATGGACAACCTCGAGACGCACGACGTCCGCGAGATCATCCCCAACAGTTGCTTTTCCATCGAGCCCGGCATCTATCTGCCCGAGTTCGGCGTGCGTAGCGAGGTCAACGTGCTCGTCCGCAAGGGTTCCGCCGAGGTCACCGGCGCCGTGCAAAAAGAGATCGTGCTGATATAAAGGATTTGAAAGACACGGGTGAAGCCCGCAACTACACGCCGTAAGCTTGCGCGCAGGCCGTTCCGTTCGGCCGAAGCGCAAACGAAATGCCCGACACCGTCGAACAAGCCGCCGCTGAAAAGCACTATCCGATGACCACCATGGCCATCGTCGCGCCCATCGTCGGCTGGCTCATCCCCGGCGGCGGACACCTCATCCAGAAAAGATGGATCCGCGGCGCGCTCCTCATGCTCTCCGTGGTCGCCATGTTCTCGCTCGGTATTTCGATGAACGCCAAGGTCTACCAACCCAACACCGGCGACCTGCTCGAGATCCTCGGCTTCCTCGGGGACGCCGGCGCCGGCGCCCTCTACCTGCTCGCCCGTGCCAAAGACTGGGGCGCGGGCGCCATCAACACCGTCACCGCGAACTACGGCAGCGTCTTCGTCATCGTCGCCGGCCTGCTCAACATCGTCAGCGCCGTCGACGCCCACGAGATCGCACTCGGGAAGAAACCGTGATGCAATTGAGCCACTTCAGCGCCGCCATCATCTTCGCGCTCTTTGCTTCGACCGTCTTCGGCATCACGCAGCGCTCCACCCCGCGCGACCAGTTCCGCTACGGCGTGAAATGCTTTGCTTACTTTGTGGTGGGAACCTTTATAGGTGCCTGGGTGATGTGGGCCTTAAGACATTGATTTCTTAAGGGACGTCATGCTTCGCGAGTGGCTTCAGCCCAAGCGGAGGATCTGGGGATGGTGGTTTTCCGATCACCCGATCCACCCGGTTTCTTCTAGCCTTCCCAGACAAAAGCATCGAACACGCGGCGGACATCGAACCCCATCCGGCGATACAGTTCCACCGCGCGCGTGTTCCCTTCCGTCACCGTCAGCGAGAGTGCTGCGAACCGGCGCCGCTGCAGGTCGGCGGCCGAGGCCGCGATCAGCGCCTCGCCGATCCCGCGTCCGCGATGCTCCGGCAGCACGCACACTTGTGTGACGTGGCCCACATCGTCTCGCACGCGTGAGCACAGGATCACGCCGATGGCGCTGCGCGTCGCCCGGTCGATGGCCATCAACGAGGATTCCGCATCGAAGACCCCGCAACCCGGAAAGCGCACGATGTTGTTCAGGAAGCGCAGCGAGCCGGGCACCGTCCGATACTGATCGTTGATCTCGGAATCAATGTGGGTGCGATATGCCGCCGTGATCACGGCGGCGGCGGATTGGAAATCCTGTTCCGACCAGCGCCGGACCTCGATGCCGGGCAACTCCCGCTGCGCCAGCCCATTCGTGCTCGCTTGCGGTCCGGCAAGGGGAAGTGACATGAACAACCGCGCATGGCGCGCAAAACCTTCCCGCAGGAACGGCTGCGCCACGTCGCCCGCCTCGTGCACCAGCAACTGTGCCTCGATGCGATGCACCCCGGGAGAACTCTGCAGCGTTTCGATCACGTGCGTCAGCAGCTTTTGCTCCGTTGCCAGCTGGCGCTGCTCGCCGAAGGTGTCGTCCACGAACAGGTCGCCGATCACGCCCTTC contains:
- a CDS encoding DUF167 domain-containing protein; the encoded protein is MIPIHDDKLGASFAVRVHPRAKKDTVTGMLGDALKLSLTAPPSDGRANHAAIEFLAGVLHLPRSSITIAAGQSSRNKVVRVTGITAASLADRIAAALP
- a CDS encoding YggS family pyridoxal phosphate-dependent enzyme, which codes for MSIASNVAELKQRITQAAARAQRDPAAVRLMAVSKTFPGEAIAEAHAAGLRLFGENRVQEFAGKSWDVHRLAGAEFHLIGHLQSNKAPRALELFHAIDSVDSLRLAEKLNGMAARMRKRVPILLEINIGAEQQKAGLAPDSPELEQLLASAPRLAALDIRGLMSIPPHTGDPEGARPYFHRLRELRDAIRARDLPSVAMETLSIGMSHDFEVAIEEGSTCVRLGTAIFGARPPP
- a CDS encoding GNAT family N-acetyltransferase, which gives rise to MATTARRSLQHRPTAPGLAMEILDLRHFTSAELRGLLEREAELWARTLNWDYRASVEMILRYLDARILPGFAAVDAGVIHGYSFFVYEGAKGVIGDLFVDDTFGEQRQLATEQKLLTHVIETLQSSPGVHRIEAQLLVHEAGDVAQPFLREGFARHARLFMSLPLAGPQASTNGLAQRELPGIEVRRWSEQDFQSAAAVITAAYRTHIDSEINDQYRTVPGSLRFLNNIVRFPGCGVFDAESSLMAIDRATRSAIGVILCSRVRDDVGHVTQVCVLPEHRGRGIGEALIAASAADLQRRRFAALSLTVTEGNTRAVELYRRMGFDVRRVFDAFVWEG
- a CDS encoding MFS transporter, whose translation is MTLSARLEDIRTGFERPFWVANLSEIFERLSYYAVFAVLVRYLNEALQFPIEDATRLGGWFGGAVWVLAAFGGAIADWMGFRRALSLAYFILSCAYFLVGSIAAPWLAPVRSMMPLGFMVGLILLLPALGVALVKPSVVGTTARASKPNVRSIGYSIYYTMVNIGSTLGPFLAGWAHERLRPESVFLIAAASVFLMFLAVLIFFKEPRREAGEPTATVGTIFRNFFIVLANPRFMIFLLIFSGYWIVFWQQYLILPSYIVKYVDPKANTGYILITDPLIVIFFTVAINALTRKIPSFPAITLGTLVTSLAWLFLALRPSVVMAIVALAVVALGEIIQSPRYYEYISRLAPPGQQGTYMGFAFLPIGIGSFVGGWLAGKLLHHYGEVTHEPHKIWWIVTGVGVLTALALFIYDRIVQPMKQEQEKELPS
- a CDS encoding Xaa-Pro peptidase family protein, which codes for MDLRSIQPALAERGFDAWLFYDHHHRDPIAYRVLGLPESLMVTRRWYYVIPAAGEPRKLVHRIEAGHLDPLPGAKTEYSSWQEQQEGLKQMLAPYKKIAMEYSPNNAIPYIGLVDAGTIELLRSFGKDIGSSGDLVARFEAAWTDAQIQSHFAARDAIDKITQAAFQEIGRRVRNGGTHEYEMQQWILEAFKRESLVTEDFPIVGVNANSGNPHYEPTAARSARLKEGDFVLLDIWAKKNTPDAVYYDITWTGFVGKAPSDKHREIFTIVAAARDAGVKKVQEAIAAGQRLQGWQVDDAARATIAAKGLAQYFTHRTGHSIGSSVHGNGANMDNLETHDVREIIPNSCFSIEPGIYLPEFGVRSEVNVLVRKGSAEVTGAVQKEIVLI